The following DNA comes from Candidatus Woesearchaeota archaeon.
CCATTCCCTCGAACCTTACTTTTGAGTGCCCGTGCTTTCCCGGCTTTGAAATCTGCACGCTTGTAACCCTGCATGCTGCCCCCTCCATGAGCACATAATTCCCCTTTTGAAGCGAATTCGCGGTAACAATCTTTGTAGTCATAATGAACACCTCAAAATCCCGGACATTCTGCAATTTAATTTGGATTTAATCTTGGATTTTGAAACTGAATTTAAAAGAATTTTAAACCCTTTATAAAACTTTTTGTTTTTATCCTGATTTTGTTCTCCTATGCAAACATTTAAAAATATCTGCGGCTCCAATGGCTTTATGGATTTAATAAAAAATCTGAAAAAAGAGTCAGCCCATCTTGAGAAAAAGATAATCTTCATTGAGGATGATGATTCAAGGGTGATAGATGCTGTTTCCATAATTGCAAATGAAAAGATTGCATTTCCGGTTCTCATTTCAGATGAAAAAAGGAGCGTTAATGCGATAAGAAAAGACATACTCAAGGCATTCTCGCGCCTTAAGATTAGGAAAAGCGCAATTGAGAGGATATCAATAATTGATAAAAATGAGCTTGACCTTGATTATTATTCAGAGCAGCTTTTTATGCTCAGGAAAGAAAAAGGGCTCAGCATAGAAGGCGCAGTCAGGCTTCTCTCTGACAAGATTTATCTTGGAACAATGATGCTCAAGCTTGGGCTTGCAGACGCCCTTATTTCAGGCGCAAAACACCCTACGTCACACACCCTGCGCCCTGCATTCCAGATAATAAAGACAAGAATGGGGATAAACCTTGCAAGCGGCTGCCTTCTGATAGTTCATAAACTTGGCAATTTCATCTTTGCTGACTGCGGAGTCAATGTCAACCCGAATGAAGATGAGCTTGCTGAAATTGCGATAAGCGCTGCTGAAACTGCAGTCCAGTTCGGGATGAAGCCAAAGGTTGCAATGCTCTCATTTTCCACAAGGGGAAGCGCACAGAATGAGCTTGTGGACAAGGTGAGGAATGCAGCAGAGATTGCAAAGAAGAAAAGGCCCGACTTGCTGATTGAGGGCGAGATGCAGCTTGATTCAGCAATAGTCCCTGAGGTGTGCAAAAGGAAATTCCCTGGTTCAAAAATAATGGGCAGGGCTAATGTTTTAATTTTCCCTAATCTTGATTCCGGAAATATCGGCTACAAGCTTGTGGAAAGATTCGGAATGGCAAAGGCAGTAGGCCCTATTGTTCAGGGGCTTTCCAAGCCAGTTAATGACCTTTCCAGGGGATGCAGCACAGAAGACATAGTTAATCTGGCCGCAATAACAGCTGTCCAGGCAAAAATTTTCTGCAAGGGAGGAAAATGCTAAAATGTTCGTACTGGTCATAAATGCAGGGAGCTCAACATTGAAATATGCCCTTTTCAGGAATATTGACTCTGTTTGCAGCGGAATGGCAGACAGGATTGGATTTTCTGATTCATATGTAAGCATAAAGATGAGGAATTCGGGCGAGAAAAAGCTTGTCATCCCAATACAGAACCATCAGGATGCTATAAAGCATGTCCTTCAGGTTATAACTGACTCTGGCGCAGTTAAGAAACTTTCTGAGATAGATGCAATAGGGCACAGGGTTGTGCACGGCGGAGAGCTTTTCAGCGAAAGCGTAATAATAGACAGGGATGTCATATCTGCGATAAAGAAATACTCAAAGCTTGCTCCCCTCCACAATCCCTCAAACCTGTTGGGAATAGAGGCGTGCGAAAAGCTTATGCCCGACACAACGCAGGTTGCTGTCTTTGACACTGCATTCCACCAGACAATTCCTGAAAAATCATTCATGTATGCAATACCCATGAAATTCTACAAACAGAACAAGATAAGGAGATACGGCTTTCACGGGATAAGCCACAAATTTGTCTCTATTGAGGCTGCAAAAATCCTCAAAAAAGATGCAAGAAATCTTAAGATAATAACCTGCCACCTCGGAAGCGGTGCTTCAATTGCCGCAATTGAGCACGGAAAAAGCGTTGACACAAGCATGGGGTTCACGCCATTAGAAGGGCTTATGATGTGCACCCGCTCAGGGGACATTGACGCGGGGCTTGTGCTTTACCTGGAAAAGGAGATGAAGATGAGCAAGGATAAAGTTGACAGGATGCTCAACAAGGAATCAGGAATCCTCGGAATCCTGGGATTCTCATCTGATTTCAGGGACATACTCTCAAACCTTAAAAACAGGAAAAAGCCAGAGGCAAAGCTTGCCTTTGACATGTTTGTCCACCGGGTGCAAAAATACATCGGGGCATATTCTGCTGTTATGAACGGCGTTGATGCAATTGTCTTCACTGCAGGTGTTGGGCAGAACTCAGGAATTACAAGGGAAGCAATCCTTTCAAATTTTGAATACCTTGGCGTTAAGATTGACAGGAAAAAGAACCTGGCAAACGAGACAGTTGTCAGTGCTCCTGATTCAAAAGTGAAAGTTCTTGTGATAAAGACAAATGAGGAGCTGATGATTGCTGAGGAAACAGAAAAGGTTCTTAAGAAAAAATAATTATTATTAAAAAAAAAATTATTTAATGCCAAAGAATTCTAAAGTTTGCGCATACATTTTTTTGCCTTTAAAGAACATAAACCCATTATTCAGCTCAAGCCATCCTAAAGTGTCTTTAAAATATTTTCGTTCTTCAAAGCTTGGTTTTAGCAATGCCGGCGCTTTTAGTTTAATGGCATTTTCGTTATCATACAACTGCGTGATTATTTTTTTAACCCCGTTTTCGTCTTCTTTTTTGCAGATATAATATGCCTTTTTCTTATCATCAAGTTTGCAGATTCCCGTAGCAAAATCATTAGCCTGAGAATATTCTGAAATCATTTTTAATGCATTATTGACAATGCCGTTTTCAAATTCAGCAGCACCCATATAATGCCAAGACCAGATGTTGGCTAGTGCTTCTTCTGTCTTTTCCTCCAATCCGCTTGAGCCTGCTCCAAAAGAGAAAGGATTTACCGGTGCATTGTTTTTTCTTTGAACTGGCTTGTCCAATCTTTGAATAAGATAAGTTGTCTCCATTTTTTACCTCCTCTTGTTAAAAAAGATAATAGAAAAATAGAAACGCTGACATTATTTAAATGTTTCTTTCATAGTTACTTAAAAATAGTAAATCGTGTTTTCCTGATTTAATTTTTATTAATTTTAATTTCTTATCTTCTTACTCTTGCCTTTAATTTATCTTGTATCGGAGTTTTGCTGCAATCCCCCCTATTCCATCCAGCCTTTTTCCGGGCTCATTCTCAGATGAGATTATAATTATTGATGCCTTTATTGACTCTGAAAGCCTCATCAGCCTCTCAAGCTCCGGGTATTTCCCTTCCTGCCTTGCCTTTTTTATGAATTCATCTGTCACAAGAATCTTTTCAGCTGCGCCTGAATTCACTGCACCTGAAACCTGGTTGAATCCGTATTCAGAAAGCCCGTCTTTTGCAATCTCAAAAAAAAGCTCTGAAACAGCCTTTTCCTCTTTTGAAACCCTGTCTTCCTTGAGGACGCTCTCAAGCTCCTGCCTTTTCATAAGCTCCTCAATTGAGGTTTTGTCAACGCTGCTCACTGTTGCAGGGACAAGCTTTTTCTTCAGCTCGGGATCAGTCACCTCTTTCATTAAATACTCTTTCCAGAATGCCGGGCTTGCTATTATTATCTTTTCAAGCGCGTATCTCTTGTCATATTCCTTGAGGGCGTCTATTATCTCGGAATAGAAGCTTCCCTTTGCCTTTCCCCTGCTTCCCGAATCATATTTCTTCTCAATGTCCCCTTTCATCTCAAGAAGCTTCTCATATCCCTGCATCCTGATAAGGTAGAAAAATGCCTCTTCCCTGTCAAAAATGCATACCGCTATTTTTGGGAGGGAAACTGAGCTCATTTCAATCTTGTCCAGATGCGGCTTTATCCACTGCCCTTTTGTGATTGTTATTGTGCTTCCAGGTTCAACACTGAAGGTATGATAGCTTCCGTTGGAAACATCATCTGTCCCTTCAATGACTGTTCCTGAAATCCTCAATATGTCTGAATACTTGTGGAATTCAATGCTCTCTGCTTTTATCTTAAGAAATAACTCTTTCTTGAATGCAGATGATTTCCTGTCCTCCTCGCCGCCGAGTTTTATCTTGCGAAGAGTCCTGCCGCTGATTATGTCTCCGCTCTCAATAATTCCGGAAAGGCACCATAAGTCATCAAGGTTTTCTGCCTTGAGCCTGATTTCTCCATCCCTGAGATTTTTGTGCATTATTTTCATTGTTTTACTCCTGTTTTAGCACGAATTTTCCCTCTGTTTTTCGCTGGTTTAACAGAAAAACATATATATTTAAACTTATTTATCTGAAATGGTGGTTCATCATGAATTCCAATAAAAAAAGGTGTGATTTTTTTAATTCTGGCAAAAAAGCGCAGGGCGGAGTCCAAACCTCTGTTCTGATTGGAATAGTTGCTCTCATGATAATTGCATATCTTCTGTTCCTTCCCCCCGAAGTAAGAGAGGAAATGCTTTTTGGGAATGACAGCGAAGGCTCTTCCTCAGATGCAGACGCAAAAGTAGTTTTCCTTAATGAAAAACCGGGAAAGCTCGAGCCTTCCTCAATTTTTGACAGGTATGAGGATGGACATTCCTTTTCAGATGTATATCTTAAGGTTTCAAGCGAAGCAACAATCCTGAAAAAGATAAATCCTTTTTACATAAGAAGCAGTGTTTTTTCAAGCGTGGAAAAGAGCGTTATCTTTGAACTTAAGAGCGCTGAAAGGACAGAAGGGGTTTTGCTGTCATTTTCTGCGCGGGAGCACTCGGGAAGGCTTGCAATAATGCTGAATGGCGAGGAAATCTTCAACGGCGAGATAACAACGCTTAATCCTGAGCCAATTGAGCTTCCTTCAATGTCTCTTGCTGAAAAGAACATTCTTGAATTCTCTGTCTCAAAACCTGGTGCTGCCTTCTGGAGGAGCAACAGCTACAGCCTTGAGGACATAAAGATAACAGGATATGTTACAGACACAGTGCTTCAGAGCAGTAAGAATGTTTTTGAGCTTGTTGACTTTGAGCGCAATAATATCGAGAATGAAATGCTCTCAATGTACATAGAATGCCTGTCTACAGAAGCAGGAAGGATAAGCGTTTCCCTTAATGGAAACGAGATAGCTGACTTTGCTCCTTCATGCAGCGATGTGAAGCGCATTGAGGTTTCGCCTTCAAAGCTTGCGATTGGCGAGAACAGCATTGTGTTCAGCACAGATGTCGGAAGGTACATGCTTCAGCAGATAAGGATGGTGCCTGAATTCAAGGAAATAATGCATCCTGTTTATTATTTCAGCGTCAATGAAAAGGATTTCAACAGGATAAAAAACGGAACAGTTGGAGCAAGGCTGTCAATAAGGTTTGCAGACGACTCTGAAAAGAGCTTTGACTTCAAGATAAACAATGTCCTCAAGCATGTTGAGACAAGCGATGTTGAATACAAGCATGACATCTCAAAGGATGACATAGTGCTTGGAAACAATGCATTCAAGCTTGAGCCGCTTGACACAATTGACGTTGCCCAGATAAGGATTGAGACATTCCTGCCTTAGGTAAGGCGTTTTTAAAAAAAAGAGGCGAAATGAACCTGAAACATATTTATTCAAATTCTTTTTTGATAATTCATTCATCCGCCTGCATTTGCTCATGGAGAAAAAAAGAGATGGCTACAATTGGGAAAATTTGGGCTCCTTTTCTGAGGAGGGCATAAAATGCCTGTTCCGGTGGCGGCTGCAGCAGGCGCGGTAAAAAAAGGAATTGATGATGCAAAAGAGCAGAGGAGACAGAGGATAAGAGAAAAAGTTGAAAAGATAAAAGAAAGCATAAGGGAAAACGCAGACAGGATAAAAGAAAAAATAAATGACCGGAAAATCAGAACTGAATCTGCTCAGGCATCAAGGGAGCCAAGCACCCGCCCTCCAATTGGAGCATATCTCAAAGGGTATGCCCAAAACATAAATGCTGACAGCACTCTCTCCTTTCTGAAAAAGATACCCTTTGTAATAATTGGTGCGCTTGCCGCATTGTTCATGGGATATTCCGGCGTTTCCTGGTGGGTATGCGCGGGAATTGCAGGATTATTTGCGCTAATAATTTTCTCAAGCAGGACAACTGCTGCAAATATCTTCAATATACTTATCGTTCTAATCGTCATTGTTCTAATGATTTATTTTTCAATGAAGTTTTTCCCTGTGCTCCAGATTCAGGCAGAAATAAGCGGAAAAAAGAATGTGCAAACAGCAGGAGGGGAAATTAAGGATTTCCTTGCAAACACAAACAAGCAGATGACAGGGTATATTGAAACTCAGGTGGAATGCGCTTCAGGAAACTGCCCCACCGGGGAGGCAGAGGGCGAGTATGTCGGAATGAGCATTTCAGAGCCTACCCTTCTTGTTCCTGAAAATGAATACAAAGCAGGCGATGATGTTACATTTTATTCTGATGTCGAGGGAATAAATCTTAGGATATACAATGACATAATTGCAGTTCCAGAATGCTATATTGAAAATGAAAAGGCATCTGCAATAAGCCCTTCTGAGATACCCTTCATGGACATAAGCAACAGGAAAAGGACAGTAAGGTGCGTTGGCAATACAGTCAAGAGAAAGGACATGGAAAATGAATTGAATGTAAGCGTTTCATTCCCTTTCACAACAGAGTCAGACCTTAAGATTTATGTCATGGACGATGCAAGGAGAAACCTCATGATGGAGATGTGGGGCGAGGATTTCCTGGCAAATGTTTACGGGCAGGATGAAAACACTGTTGCAAGATTCAACGACGGTCCTGTAAACCTTGGGATAAGGGTAACACAAAATCCAATAGGGATAAGGGCTTCGGCAAAAGAGTCAACCTCTGCAGAGATTGTTTTCGCGCTTTTCAACCAATGGGGCTATTATGGGGGAGAAATCTCAAAGATTAAAAACATACGGATAAGAGTTCCTGATAACATTGAGATATATGCCCCGGATGAGTTAAAGGACTTCTGCCCATTCAAAAAGTCAGGCGATGAGTATGTTCTCCAGAGCGGTTTTACAGTGAAATACCCTATAATTTCAGTGAAATCCTTCATCTGCGGGATTAAGGTTACTGGAATGAGTGAGCAGAGCTTTGACCTTTGGATGCCCCACATAAAAGTGATTGCAGAATATGACTACATTATGAGGGCGCATTCAGACATCTACCTGCAGGAAGCCAAAAAAACAACTGGAG
Coding sequences within:
- the pta gene encoding phosphate acetyltransferase, with the protein product MDLIKNLKKESAHLEKKIIFIEDDDSRVIDAVSIIANEKIAFPVLISDEKRSVNAIRKDILKAFSRLKIRKSAIERISIIDKNELDLDYYSEQLFMLRKEKGLSIEGAVRLLSDKIYLGTMMLKLGLADALISGAKHPTSHTLRPAFQIIKTRMGINLASGCLLIVHKLGNFIFADCGVNVNPNEDELAEIAISAAETAVQFGMKPKVAMLSFSTRGSAQNELVDKVRNAAEIAKKKRPDLLIEGEMQLDSAIVPEVCKRKFPGSKIMGRANVLIFPNLDSGNIGYKLVERFGMAKAVGPIVQGLSKPVNDLSRGCSTEDIVNLAAITAVQAKIFCKGGKC
- a CDS encoding acetate kinase, which translates into the protein MFVLVINAGSSTLKYALFRNIDSVCSGMADRIGFSDSYVSIKMRNSGEKKLVIPIQNHQDAIKHVLQVITDSGAVKKLSEIDAIGHRVVHGGELFSESVIIDRDVISAIKKYSKLAPLHNPSNLLGIEACEKLMPDTTQVAVFDTAFHQTIPEKSFMYAIPMKFYKQNKIRRYGFHGISHKFVSIEAAKILKKDARNLKIITCHLGSGASIAAIEHGKSVDTSMGFTPLEGLMMCTRSGDIDAGLVLYLEKEMKMSKDKVDRMLNKESGILGILGFSSDFRDILSNLKNRKKPEAKLAFDMFVHRVQKYIGAYSAVMNGVDAIVFTAGVGQNSGITREAILSNFEYLGVKIDRKKNLANETVVSAPDSKVKVLVIKTNEELMIAEETEKVLKKK
- a CDS encoding mRNA surveillance protein pelota, with product MKIMHKNLRDGEIRLKAENLDDLWCLSGIIESGDIISGRTLRKIKLGGEEDRKSSAFKKELFLKIKAESIEFHKYSDILRISGTVIEGTDDVSNGSYHTFSVEPGSTITITKGQWIKPHLDKIEMSSVSLPKIAVCIFDREEAFFYLIRMQGYEKLLEMKGDIEKKYDSGSRGKAKGSFYSEIIDALKEYDKRYALEKIIIASPAFWKEYLMKEVTDPELKKKLVPATVSSVDKTSIEELMKRQELESVLKEDRVSKEEKAVSELFFEIAKDGLSEYGFNQVSGAVNSGAAEKILVTDEFIKKARQEGKYPELERLMRLSESIKASIIIISSENEPGKRLDGIGGIAAKLRYKIN